One Qiania dongpingensis genomic window carries:
- the lepA gene encoding translation elongation factor 4, giving the protein MAADQSKIRNFCIIAHIDHGKSTLADRIIEKTGLLTSREMQSQVLDNMELERERGITIKSQAVRTVYRAEDGEEYILNLIDTPGHVDFNYEVSRSLAACDGAVLVVDAAQGIEAQTMANVYLALDHDLEVFPVINKIDLPSAEPQRVIDEIEDIIGIEAQDAPQISAKSGINIEEVLEQIVKKIPAPSGDPKAPLQALIFDSVYDSYKGVIVFCRIKEGTVKKGTKIRFMATGAEFETVEIGYFGAGQFIPCDELSAGMVGYVTASIKNVRDTRVGDTVTDADRPCAEPLPGYKKVTPMVYCGLYPADGAKYNDLRDALEKLQLNDASLQFEPETSIALGFGYRCGFLGLLHLEIIQERLEREYNLDLVTTAPGVVYKVYKTNGEMMELTNPSNLPDPAEIEYMEEPVVKAEIMVTTEFIGAIMGLCQERRGVYMGTEYMEDTRALLRYELPLNEIIYDFFDALKSRSRGYASFDYELKGYEQSELVKLDILINKEQVDALSFIVHADTAYERGRRMCEKLKEEIPRHLFEIPIQAAIGNRIIARETVKAMRKDVLAKCYGGDISRKRKLLEKQKEGKKRMRQVGNVEIPQKAFMSVLKLDDK; this is encoded by the coding sequence ATGGCAGCAGACCAGAGTAAGATTCGGAATTTTTGTATCATCGCCCATATCGACCACGGGAAATCTACACTGGCCGACAGGATTATAGAGAAGACTGGCTTGCTCACCAGCAGGGAGATGCAGTCCCAGGTGCTTGACAACATGGAGTTGGAAAGGGAACGGGGGATCACCATCAAATCTCAGGCTGTCCGCACCGTCTACCGGGCGGAAGACGGGGAAGAATATATTCTTAATCTGATCGATACCCCCGGACACGTCGATTTCAATTATGAGGTATCCAGGAGCCTGGCGGCATGCGACGGAGCTGTGCTGGTCGTGGACGCCGCTCAGGGAATTGAGGCGCAGACCATGGCAAATGTGTATCTGGCCCTGGACCACGATCTGGAGGTGTTTCCGGTGATCAATAAGATTGATCTGCCGAGTGCTGAGCCGCAAAGGGTAATCGACGAGATTGAGGATATCATTGGGATTGAGGCTCAGGATGCTCCGCAGATTTCCGCAAAGTCAGGCATTAATATAGAAGAAGTGCTGGAACAGATCGTGAAGAAGATACCAGCTCCCTCGGGAGATCCGAAAGCCCCTTTACAGGCCCTGATCTTTGATTCCGTTTATGATTCTTATAAAGGCGTCATCGTATTCTGCAGGATCAAGGAAGGAACCGTGAAAAAAGGAACGAAGATCCGGTTTATGGCCACGGGAGCTGAATTTGAGACTGTGGAGATAGGATATTTCGGAGCCGGACAGTTCATACCTTGTGATGAGCTCTCCGCCGGCATGGTCGGCTATGTGACGGCCAGCATCAAAAACGTGAGAGATACGCGGGTGGGCGATACGGTGACGGACGCGGATAGGCCCTGCGCGGAGCCTCTGCCCGGATATAAAAAGGTGACGCCGATGGTATACTGTGGCCTTTATCCGGCCGACGGCGCGAAATACAACGATTTGAGAGACGCGCTGGAAAAGCTTCAGCTGAATGACGCTTCCCTTCAATTTGAACCGGAGACCTCCATCGCTTTGGGATTCGGATACCGCTGCGGATTCCTGGGTCTCCTCCATCTGGAGATTATCCAGGAGCGGCTGGAGCGGGAATATAACCTGGATTTGGTGACGACAGCGCCGGGCGTGGTGTATAAGGTCTACAAGACCAATGGTGAGATGATGGAGCTTACCAATCCGTCCAACCTTCCGGATCCCGCGGAAATTGAATATATGGAAGAACCTGTCGTAAAAGCGGAGATCATGGTGACGACAGAGTTCATCGGCGCGATCATGGGACTCTGCCAGGAACGGCGAGGCGTGTACATGGGGACGGAATATATGGAAGATACCCGCGCGCTGCTTCGGTATGAGCTGCCGCTAAATGAGATTATATATGACTTTTTTGACGCTTTGAAATCCCGTTCCAGAGGCTATGCTTCCTTTGATTATGAGCTGAAGGGGTACGAGCAGTCTGAACTTGTTAAGCTGGATATTCTAATCAATAAGGAACAGGTGGATGCCCTTTCCTTTATCGTCCATGCCGACACTGCCTACGAACGGGGCAGGAGGATGTGTGAGAAGCTGAAGGAGGAGATACCGAGACACTTGTTTGAAATTCCCATACAGGCGGCCATTGGAAACCGCATCATTGCCAGGGAAACGGTAAAGGCCATGAGGAAGGATGTGCTGGCCAAGTGTTATGGCGGCGATATCAGCCGGAAGAGAAAGCTGCTGGAAAAACAGAAGGAAGGAAAAAAGCGGATGCGCCAGGTGGGGAATGTGGAAATTCCTCAAAAGGCTTTCATGAGTGTGCTGAAGCTGGATGATAAATGA
- the spoIIP gene encoding stage II sporulation protein P, whose product MSFFNRHHDSRGSGAALVVLVAFGWFLLRGGPARLTALAARLPMSSFVSKEEARAVSAGEGESGASGLTMGQKFLELASGVHSISLFLGEQDAALAQAQPDPAYQNFQKENEMHGETQDEPESAAEAGTAGTAETAETTAAGQTEPGGSAPENGGEAETAAEGTGEAGQPAMAATEIKGTVYTAEQLSDFDFLKSKFFYVHKSTTAYPEQLDANMLMSKDLSLPESGEPQILLFHTHGSEAFSDSAEGDPNMTVVGVGNYLAKLLSEQYGIQVIHNTEVFPYSDSYSMALSMLNQTLAENPSIQVTIDLHRDSGGHDVVDINGKPTAPIMFFNGMCQTPDGPLDDVENPYLLDNLAFNFQMKLKAEAYYPGFTLRTFLKAYRYNQHVLPRATLVEVGTENNTFEEAKNAMEPLADILYKVLRGK is encoded by the coding sequence TTGAGTTTTTTCAACAGGCACCACGATTCACGGGGGAGTGGGGCGGCGCTGGTCGTACTGGTGGCATTCGGCTGGTTTCTTCTGCGGGGAGGCCCTGCGCGGCTTACCGCTTTGGCCGCCCGGCTTCCCATGTCCTCCTTTGTATCAAAGGAAGAAGCCCGGGCTGTGTCCGCCGGTGAGGGGGAAAGCGGGGCCTCTGGTCTTACTATGGGCCAGAAATTTTTAGAATTGGCGTCCGGAGTACATTCTATCTCTCTGTTCCTCGGAGAACAGGATGCGGCGCTGGCACAGGCGCAGCCGGACCCGGCCTACCAAAATTTTCAAAAAGAAAATGAAATGCACGGTGAGACACAGGATGAACCAGAATCAGCCGCCGAAGCCGGAACGGCCGGCACGGCAGAAACGGCGGAGACGACTGCGGCCGGGCAGACAGAGCCGGGCGGAAGCGCGCCGGAAAATGGGGGCGAGGCGGAAACGGCCGCGGAAGGAACCGGGGAGGCAGGTCAGCCTGCTATGGCGGCCACGGAAATCAAAGGTACGGTATATACGGCGGAACAGCTGTCTGATTTTGATTTTTTGAAGAGCAAATTTTTTTATGTACATAAATCAACAACTGCGTATCCGGAACAGCTGGATGCCAATATGCTGATGAGTAAGGACCTGAGCCTGCCGGAGAGCGGAGAACCGCAGATACTTCTGTTTCACACCCACGGAAGCGAAGCCTTTTCCGATTCTGCCGAGGGGGACCCGAACATGACCGTTGTAGGGGTCGGAAATTATCTGGCGAAACTTCTGTCGGAGCAGTATGGAATCCAGGTCATCCATAATACGGAGGTCTTTCCTTATTCCGATTCGTATTCGATGGCTCTCAGTATGCTGAATCAGACACTGGCGGAGAATCCAAGCATCCAGGTGACCATCGATCTGCACCGGGATTCCGGCGGACACGACGTGGTGGATATCAACGGAAAGCCCACGGCGCCGATCATGTTTTTCAACGGAATGTGCCAGACTCCCGACGGACCGCTGGATGATGTCGAGAATCCATATCTGCTCGACAACCTGGCTTTCAATTTTCAAATGAAGCTGAAAGCGGAGGCCTATTATCCAGGATTTACTTTAAGAACTTTCCTGAAAGCCTACCGGTATAATCAGCATGTACTGCCCAGGGCGACCCTTGTGGAGGTGGGGACAGAAAACAACACCTTCGAGGAGGCTAAAAATGCCATGGAGCCTCTGGCGGATATTCTGTATAAAGTGCTGAGGGGAAAATAG
- the gpr gene encoding GPR endopeptidase: MEKTDNNANDLWTEDELLEKTEGIQVHTDLALEARESVTEGEEGIPGVRIEESCSDNSDVKVTRVEVVDERGEKAIGKPKGIYITLEAEQMAVPDEGYHREISKELAHYIGELLESFGCPQSVLVVGLGNHEVTSDSLGPKVLDNLMMTRHLRGENTDGEREKGVRIVSGIVPGVMAQTGMETAEIVRGVVKETNPEAVVVIDALAARSVSRLATTIQLSNTGIQPGSGVGNHRHSLTEESLGIPVIAVGVPTVVAAAAIVYDTVDALSELLEAAGASSAADAVEGMRMDERYQMVRELIEPRFGPMYVTPGNIDERVKRLSFTISEGINIAFQG, from the coding sequence ATGGAAAAGACAGATAATAATGCGAATGACCTTTGGACGGAAGACGAGTTGCTTGAAAAAACAGAGGGTATACAAGTGCACACAGACCTGGCTCTGGAAGCCAGAGAGTCAGTCACGGAGGGGGAGGAAGGAATCCCCGGGGTGCGGATAGAGGAATCCTGCAGCGATAATTCTGACGTAAAAGTGACGAGGGTGGAGGTAGTGGATGAACGGGGAGAGAAGGCGATAGGAAAACCAAAGGGAATCTACATCACCTTGGAAGCAGAACAGATGGCGGTGCCGGACGAGGGCTATCACCGTGAGATTTCGAAGGAGCTTGCGCATTATATTGGGGAGCTTTTGGAAAGCTTCGGATGCCCGCAGTCCGTACTGGTGGTAGGACTGGGAAATCATGAGGTTACCTCCGATTCCCTGGGGCCGAAGGTGCTGGATAACCTGATGATGACCAGGCATCTGCGGGGTGAGAATACAGACGGAGAACGGGAAAAAGGCGTACGGATCGTCAGCGGGATCGTCCCCGGCGTCATGGCACAGACCGGAATGGAGACCGCGGAGATCGTCAGAGGCGTGGTAAAGGAGACGAATCCGGAGGCGGTGGTGGTGATAGACGCCCTGGCGGCGCGGAGCGTCAGCCGTTTAGCTACGACTATACAGCTGAGCAACACGGGAATCCAGCCGGGCTCCGGCGTGGGGAATCACCGGCACAGCCTGACGGAAGAAAGCCTGGGGATTCCGGTCATCGCGGTGGGTGTCCCTACTGTTGTAGCGGCGGCCGCCATTGTTTACGATACGGTGGACGCTTTGTCGGAGCTTTTGGAAGCGGCTGGAGCTTCGTCGGCCGCGGACGCGGTGGAAGGGATGAGGATGGACGAGCGGTATCAGATGGTAAGAGAGCTCATAGAACCCAGATTCGGTCCGATGTACGTAACTCCTGGAAATATCGACGAACGGGTAAAGAGGCTCAGCTTCACCATCTCGGAAGGAATCAACATTGCTTTTCAGGGCTAG
- the rpsT gene encoding 30S ribosomal protein S20 gives MANIKSAKKRVLVAEAKTARNKAIKSKVKTVVKKVEASISAGDKAAAQAGLLVAISEIDKAASKGIYHKNTASRKVARLTKAVNKIA, from the coding sequence TTGGCAAATATTAAGTCCGCAAAGAAGAGGGTTCTGGTGGCTGAAGCAAAAACTGCCAGGAACAAAGCAATTAAATCCAAGGTAAAGACCGTGGTGAAAAAGGTTGAAGCTTCTATTTCTGCCGGTGACAAGGCTGCAGCACAGGCAGGTTTATTGGTTGCTATCAGCGAAATCGACAAAGCTGCTTCCAAGGGTATCTACCACAAGAACACTGCTTCCAGAAAAGTTGCCCGTTTGACAAAAGCGGTAAATAAAATCGCATAA
- a CDS encoding aldo/keto reductase has product MAELNPQKRLGFGAMRLPLLNPDDPTSIDIDTYSKMIDRYLAQGFCYIDTAYPYHKEHSEEAVCEALVKRYPRDAYLLADKMPTFLVKGPEYYERFFDTQLKRCQVDYFDYYLLHNMARDRFEETTRYGGFEFMKKLKAEGKVRHIGFSFHDRADVLEEILTAHPEMEFVQLQLNYIDWDSEIIQSRKCLETARRFGKPVIVMEPAKGGGLANLPEKAAEIFREYSPDASPASWAIRFAASQEGVMMVLSGMSSLSQLEDNLSYMEDFHPLGKEELERISRVTDVLREIQAIPCTSCKYCVDECPMDINIPGYFSVYNLMKQYGQNNFPQMHYRRQALGRGAASDCIECHSCEGHCPQHIKITDQLKVIADIFEK; this is encoded by the coding sequence ATGGCAGAACTGAATCCGCAAAAAAGACTGGGTTTCGGCGCGATGCGTCTTCCGCTCCTGAATCCCGATGACCCTACATCCATTGATATCGACACCTATTCCAAAATGATCGACCGATATCTCGCCCAGGGTTTCTGCTACATCGATACCGCCTATCCGTATCATAAGGAACATTCTGAGGAGGCGGTCTGCGAGGCGCTGGTAAAGAGGTATCCCCGCGACGCCTATCTTCTGGCCGATAAAATGCCCACCTTCCTGGTCAAAGGGCCGGAATATTATGAACGCTTCTTTGATACTCAGCTCAAGCGCTGCCAGGTGGATTATTTTGATTACTATCTTCTCCATAACATGGCAAGAGACCGTTTTGAAGAAACCACACGGTACGGCGGATTTGAATTCATGAAAAAGCTGAAAGCGGAAGGAAAAGTACGTCACATCGGCTTTTCCTTTCATGACCGCGCCGATGTCCTGGAGGAGATTCTCACCGCCCATCCGGAGATGGAATTTGTCCAGCTTCAGCTTAATTACATAGACTGGGACAGTGAAATCATCCAATCCAGAAAATGTTTGGAAACAGCCCGCCGGTTTGGAAAGCCGGTCATCGTTATGGAACCGGCCAAGGGCGGCGGTCTGGCAAACCTCCCCGAAAAGGCCGCAGAAATCTTTCGTGAATATTCTCCGGACGCTTCCCCGGCATCCTGGGCGATCCGTTTCGCCGCGTCCCAGGAAGGGGTCATGATGGTCCTCAGCGGGATGTCCTCTCTTTCCCAGCTGGAAGACAATCTTTCTTACATGGAAGATTTTCATCCCCTTGGCAAAGAGGAGCTGGAACGAATTTCCCGTGTGACAGATGTCCTCCGGGAAATCCAGGCCATTCCCTGTACCAGCTGTAAATACTGCGTCGATGAATGTCCGATGGATATCAACATCCCCGGTTATTTTTCTGTTTATAACTTGATGAAGCAATATGGACAGAACAATTTCCCTCAGATGCACTACAGGCGCCAGGCCCTTGGACGCGGCGCCGCGTCCGACTGTATTGAATGTCACAGCTGTGAGGGCCACTGCCCGCAGCACATCAAAATCACGGACCAATTAAAGGTAATTGCCGATATTTTTGAAAAGTAA
- a CDS encoding hydantoinase/oxoprolinase family protein yields MNKIRIGVDVGGTNTDICAIDETTGELMVYKLPSSLKDQSQAVVGGVRKIVEKYGLNYENVDRFIHGTTVATNAILESRGARTALVTTKGFRDLLEIGRQKRPDLYDLQMDKAPVLVPRNLRFELTERMNYKGEILDALQDEEILALIEELKKSGAEAVAVLFLNAYLNPENEARVKALIEEHMPGIYISTSSEISNQFREFERLCGTVLNSFVGPEVKKYLDSLRHTLEQIGIKKVYINHSNGGLMSIREAATYPIKTGLSGPAAGVIGVQYLTNLIDYKNVITLDVGGTSTDISMIVNGNIESSKDKNISGYPVRIPSIDISTIGAGGGSIAWVDSGGILKVGPQSAGADPGPACYARGGKEATITDARVILGHLNNKELLNGQLPIDSKLSFKAVENLSEKIDMNVEETARGIITVGNSNIVKEIKNVTVEKGYNPTDFSLVAFGGAGPLHAAELIEELNMSTAIIPKAPGLLAAYGLLTEDMRRDFVQTSVMDLNHTPFSCITDMYSCLKKEAVIWFDKENILEENRQLEYYLDMRYKGQNYEIVVSIDDSITSMEDLTRQFTETYMRLYSYTSADEIQIVNFGLSAIGHISKPQIEREDFVGEDASAAVMGSRMVLMEDGSREKYILYDRDLLHCGNVIPGPAIVEQMDSTTIILKNQKAVVDEYFNMIITRTGGRFHESH; encoded by the coding sequence GTGAATAAAATCAGAATCGGCGTCGACGTCGGCGGCACCAACACCGACATATGCGCAATTGATGAAACAACCGGCGAGTTGATGGTCTATAAACTGCCATCCTCTTTAAAGGACCAGTCCCAGGCAGTCGTGGGAGGCGTCCGTAAGATCGTGGAAAAATACGGTCTGAATTATGAAAATGTAGATCGCTTCATCCACGGAACTACCGTAGCAACCAACGCCATCCTGGAAAGCCGGGGAGCGCGCACGGCCCTGGTGACCACAAAGGGCTTCCGTGATCTCCTGGAGATCGGACGGCAGAAACGTCCGGATCTTTATGATCTTCAGATGGACAAGGCTCCCGTCCTGGTTCCCAGAAATCTGAGGTTTGAGCTGACGGAACGTATGAACTATAAGGGTGAGATCCTGGACGCACTCCAGGATGAAGAAATCCTGGCGCTGATTGAAGAGCTTAAAAAGAGCGGTGCCGAGGCTGTCGCCGTCTTATTTTTAAATGCGTACTTAAATCCCGAGAACGAGGCAAGGGTAAAAGCCCTCATTGAAGAGCATATGCCTGGAATTTACATTTCCACCTCCAGTGAGATTTCCAATCAATTCCGTGAGTTTGAACGGCTCTGCGGTACGGTCCTCAATTCCTTTGTCGGCCCCGAGGTAAAAAAATACCTGGACAGCCTGAGACATACTCTGGAGCAGATCGGAATCAAAAAGGTATATATCAACCATTCCAACGGCGGACTCATGTCCATCCGGGAGGCTGCCACTTATCCCATAAAGACCGGTCTTTCCGGCCCGGCCGCAGGTGTCATCGGCGTACAGTATCTGACGAATCTGATCGATTATAAAAACGTCATTACCCTCGATGTGGGCGGGACCAGCACCGATATCAGCATGATCGTAAACGGCAATATAGAAAGCTCCAAGGATAAAAACATCAGCGGGTATCCCGTAAGGATTCCCTCCATTGATATTTCCACCATCGGTGCCGGCGGCGGCAGCATTGCCTGGGTGGACAGCGGCGGCATCCTGAAGGTCGGCCCTCAGAGCGCCGGAGCCGATCCCGGACCCGCCTGCTATGCCCGCGGCGGAAAGGAAGCCACCATCACAGACGCCCGCGTGATCCTCGGACATCTGAATAACAAAGAGCTGTTAAACGGTCAGCTTCCCATTGACTCCAAGCTCTCCTTCAAAGCAGTGGAAAACCTCTCTGAGAAAATCGATATGAATGTGGAAGAAACGGCCCGCGGCATCATCACCGTAGGCAATTCCAACATCGTGAAGGAAATCAAAAACGTCACTGTGGAAAAAGGCTATAATCCCACTGACTTTTCACTGGTAGCTTTCGGAGGCGCCGGTCCGCTTCATGCGGCCGAGCTCATAGAAGAGCTCAATATGTCCACCGCGATCATTCCAAAGGCTCCCGGCCTCCTGGCAGCCTACGGCCTTTTGACGGAGGATATGCGGCGCGACTTTGTACAGACCAGCGTCATGGATCTGAACCATACGCCGTTCTCCTGTATTACGGATATGTACAGCTGCCTGAAAAAAGAGGCTGTGATATGGTTTGACAAGGAAAATATCCTGGAAGAAAACCGCCAGCTGGAATACTATCTGGACATGCGCTACAAGGGGCAGAATTATGAGATCGTCGTATCCATCGATGACAGCATTACCTCCATGGAAGATCTGACCAGACAGTTCACGGAAACTTATATGCGGCTGTATTCCTATACTTCCGCCGACGAGATCCAGATCGTCAATTTCGGTCTGTCCGCCATCGGCCATATCAGCAAGCCTCAGATTGAGCGGGAGGATTTCGTAGGAGAAGACGCTTCTGCCGCTGTCATGGGCAGCCGTATGGTGCTCATGGAAGACGGCAGCCGCGAAAAATACATCCTCTATGACCGCGACCTTCTTCACTGCGGCAATGTGATTCCGGGTCCCGCAATTGTCGAGCAGATGGATTCCACCACCATTATCCTCAAAAACCAGAAAGCTGTGGTAGACGAATATTTCAACATGATCATTACGAGAACAGGAGGACGTTTCCATGAGTCACATTAA
- a CDS encoding hydantoinase B/oxoprolinase family protein, whose protein sequence is MSHINSITLEVISNGLLSIAEQMGVILTKTAYSTNIKERKDLSVAIFDADGKVLSLAQHIPIHFSSLFGAVEELLKRWDKSEIYDGDVYIANDPYTGGGSHLPDIALVKPVFYEGKLIAFVVNNGHHADRSRRGPTIFDEGLRIPVVKLYEKGKLNKDIYDLILLNFQLKEERRGDIQAQLITNQFGADKIIELCEKIGLETYFEFCREWLKYGEKKARTAIQNLPDGEYEFEDILDDDGNGNENLQIRVKLVVSGDHLLFDFSGSHPQVTGPYNCVKSALLATVFYSVKCLLDKTIPANSGFFDSIDVKAEPGTIVCASEPAPTFDRETTTQRLADVIFGAFAKIDPENVIAAGCGAVTFFSIAGQDARSGKPYVYVETIGGGNGARYNKDGLDAVQVHMTNSSNLPIESLEMEYPLLVKEYALEEDSGGPGMYRGGMGIRRGICILDDSENTVLAAASTERSRTKPWGLQGGMGGSTSYLDVCHEGRKINTQNKVRNVPLESGDTVTLVSAGGGGYGDPAKRDINKVRKDYEEGKISLETMNTCYPAANKEDEI, encoded by the coding sequence ATGAGTCACATTAATTCCATTACACTGGAGGTCATCAGCAACGGCCTTCTCTCCATCGCGGAGCAGATGGGAGTCATCCTGACCAAAACCGCATACAGCACAAATATCAAAGAGAGAAAGGACTTATCCGTGGCTATCTTCGATGCGGACGGCAAGGTTCTCTCCCTCGCCCAGCATATTCCGATCCATTTCAGCTCCCTCTTCGGCGCGGTGGAGGAACTCCTGAAAAGATGGGATAAATCAGAGATATACGACGGGGATGTCTACATCGCCAATGATCCTTATACCGGCGGCGGCTCTCATCTTCCGGACATTGCCCTGGTAAAGCCTGTTTTTTATGAAGGAAAGCTGATTGCCTTTGTGGTAAACAACGGCCATCATGCGGACCGCTCCAGAAGGGGTCCGACTATCTTCGACGAAGGTCTCCGCATTCCTGTGGTGAAGCTTTATGAAAAAGGGAAGCTCAATAAAGATATCTACGACCTGATCCTTCTCAACTTCCAGCTTAAGGAAGAACGCCGCGGGGACATCCAGGCGCAGCTCATCACCAACCAATTCGGCGCAGATAAGATCATAGAGCTCTGCGAAAAGATCGGTCTGGAAACGTATTTTGAATTCTGCCGAGAATGGCTCAAATACGGAGAAAAGAAAGCCAGGACCGCCATCCAAAACCTACCGGACGGAGAATATGAATTTGAGGACATCCTGGATGATGACGGAAACGGCAATGAAAATCTGCAGATTCGGGTGAAGCTGGTCGTCTCCGGGGACCATCTCCTATTTGACTTTTCCGGAAGCCATCCTCAGGTGACCGGCCCGTATAACTGCGTAAAGAGCGCCCTTTTGGCCACAGTCTTCTATTCAGTGAAATGCCTGCTGGATAAGACAATACCCGCCAACTCCGGTTTCTTTGACAGCATTGACGTAAAAGCAGAGCCCGGCACCATCGTTTGTGCCAGCGAGCCGGCGCCCACATTTGACCGTGAGACTACGACTCAGCGTCTGGCAGACGTCATCTTTGGTGCTTTTGCAAAAATCGACCCGGAAAATGTCATCGCCGCGGGCTGCGGAGCCGTGACCTTTTTCAGTATTGCCGGACAAGACGCCCGTTCTGGTAAACCTTATGTCTATGTGGAGACCATCGGCGGCGGAAACGGCGCCCGTTACAATAAAGACGGCTTGGACGCCGTACAGGTACATATGACCAACAGCTCCAACCTTCCCATCGAATCTCTGGAAATGGAGTACCCCCTTTTAGTCAAAGAATATGCGCTGGAAGAGGACAGCGGCGGTCCCGGCATGTACCGGGGCGGCATGGGCATCCGCAGAGGCATCTGCATCCTGGACGACAGCGAAAATACCGTGCTGGCGGCCGCTTCCACCGAAAGAAGCAGGACGAAACCCTGGGGACTGCAGGGCGGCATGGGAGGTTCCACTTCCTATTTGGATGTCTGCCACGAAGGCAGGAAAATCAACACGCAGAACAAGGTACGCAACGTCCCTCTGGAATCTGGAGACACCGTGACTTTGGTTTCAGCCGGAGGCGGCGGATATGGGGACCCTGCGAAGCGTGATATTAATAAGGTAAGAAAAGATTACGAAGAGGGAAAAATCAGCCTGGAGACCATGAACACCTGTTATCCGGCTGCAAATAAGGAGGATGAAATATGA
- the nhaC gene encoding Na+/H+ antiporter NhaC yields MSKEKESKRMGFPMAIFTLIVMVAIMAVGLAVLKLTTVTVFALVLVAMAIIAMCIGFSMNEVQEIILDGCKKAILVILILMSVGMVVGSWIVSGVVPSIIYYGLKILSPSYFLLVGFIICCIVSFFTGSSYTAAGTLGVAFMGIGYGIGINPGLTAGMVISGAIFGDKMSPFSDTTNLAPAVSGTDIFLHIKSMLFTTVPATVISAILYFVLGFQYSASNVDLGNVTAISEGITSTFNVSPFLLLIPILTIVLAVRKVPSFLALLAGTIAGIIVAFIAQPQFDIATVFNSMATGFKFDFANEVVAKLFNRGGISSMMTTVSLALLCLSFGELLQRMGVLNAILSKLEALVRKPGPLVITTLFTCLLTVVLTASQYVAILLPGEIFKDSYDKADVAPYVLSRTLEDGGTIFSFLVPWSMAAIYVSGVLGVPTLSSLPYSFLPLLCPVMAIIYGLTGFAIFKKDGSPVRGKGMWFSKKAKLAAQKK; encoded by the coding sequence ATGAGTAAAGAAAAAGAATCGAAACGAATGGGATTTCCGATGGCCATCTTTACCCTGATCGTTATGGTAGCGATTATGGCAGTCGGGCTGGCAGTTCTCAAGCTGACCACAGTTACCGTATTTGCACTGGTTTTGGTGGCCATGGCCATCATTGCCATGTGCATCGGCTTTTCCATGAATGAAGTCCAGGAGATCATCCTGGACGGATGCAAGAAGGCCATACTGGTCATCTTGATCCTGATGAGCGTAGGTATGGTAGTCGGCTCCTGGATCGTATCCGGAGTAGTGCCTTCCATCATCTATTACGGACTGAAGATTCTGTCTCCGTCCTATTTCCTGCTGGTTGGCTTCATCATCTGCTGTATCGTTTCCTTCTTCACCGGAAGCTCCTATACAGCCGCAGGCACTCTGGGTGTCGCTTTCATGGGCATCGGCTACGGCATCGGCATCAACCCCGGTCTCACCGCCGGCATGGTCATCTCCGGCGCCATTTTCGGCGACAAGATGTCTCCGTTCTCCGATACCACGAATCTGGCCCCCGCTGTTTCCGGCACGGATATCTTCCTGCATATTAAATCCATGCTGTTCACCACGGTCCCTGCCACGGTCATTTCAGCAATCCTGTACTTCGTCCTCGGGTTCCAGTACAGCGCTTCCAATGTGGATCTGGGCAACGTAACGGCGATCTCTGAGGGTATCACTTCAACCTTCAACGTATCTCCTTTCCTGCTGCTGATTCCAATCCTGACCATCGTACTCGCTGTCCGGAAAGTACCTTCCTTCCTGGCTCTGCTCGCCGGAACCATCGCGGGTATTATCGTGGCCTTCATCGCTCAGCCTCAATTTGACATCGCGACTGTATTCAACTCAATGGCCACCGGATTCAAATTTGACTTTGCGAACGAAGTCGTCGCCAAGCTGTTCAACCGGGGCGGTATCTCCAGTATGATGACCACGGTCTCCCTCGCTCTGCTCTGTCTTTCCTTCGGAGAACTTCTGCAGAGAATGGGGGTGTTGAATGCTATCCTGAGCAAACTGGAAGCGCTGGTACGCAAGCCCGGTCCGCTGGTCATCACCACTCTGTTCACCTGCCTCCTGACCGTAGTGCTCACCGCCAGCCAGTATGTTGCGATTCTGCTGCCCGGTGAAATCTTTAAGGACTCCTACGATAAGGCGGATGTGGCTCCCTATGTACTCTCCAGGACCCTGGAGGACGGCGGCACCATTTTCTCCTTCCTCGTGCCCTGGTCCATGGCCGCTATCTATGTATCCGGCGTGCTGGGTGTGCCTACGCTGTCTTCTCTGCCGTATTCGTTCCTGCCGCTCCTCTGTCCCGTTATGGCGATCATCTATGGGCTGACAGGATTTGCGATCTTTAAAAAGGACGGGTCTCCCGTAAGAGGAAAAGGCATGTGGTTCAGCAAAAAAGCGAAGCTGGCCGCTCAGAAGAAATAG